A genomic stretch from Penicillium digitatum chromosome 4, complete sequence includes:
- a CDS encoding Protein fmp21, mitochondrial, whose translation MMHSLAIRRSIFSAATARGAIRPLSTTRVLRQSGDDKPMPFSDSPAPPRLPKEEQEIFEQLQKRSTGAFSTPKVNQSPQIEIQADGKGGKLHPDAPKGLKPEFEGEKNPKTGEVGGPKNEPLRWGAGGDWSYGGRVTDF comes from the coding sequence ATGATGCACTCTCTCGCAATTCGCCGTTCAATTTTCTCGGCTGCCACAGCCCGCGGCGCAATCCGGCCACTCTCCACAACTCGAGTCCTGCGCCAGAGCGGCGACGACAAGCCCATGCCTTTCTCAGATTCCCCAGCTCCCCCACGCCTCCCGAAGGAAGAACAGGAGATCTTTGAACAGCTCCAGAAGCGCTCTACTGGGGCATTTAGTACACCTAAGGTCAACCAGTCCCCACAGATCGAGATTCAGGCGGATGGCAAAGGTGGCAAGCTTCACCCCGATGCGCCAAAGGGCCTCAAGCCTGAGTTTGAGGGCGAGAAGAACCCGAAGACCGGAGAAGTTGGTGGACCAAAGAACGAGCCTCTGCGATGGGGTGCAGGTGGTGATTGGAGCTATGGTGGTCGTGTCACTGATTTTTGA
- a CDS encoding Bromodomain translates to MTRTIRQPSPRSSQVSTFRDHPDRRPTTVAPILNAFSPSGRPDGQWGMPPLSAYTSFESLLFFQSLATSDSRPTSFGSISTLLRNNHLVRENVDFDADRLTPEALEDLYATLMHDGFNRDGALSVNGRSADTSIPPNPKKRKISSPRPDGLTGGFTHATLIPELVTQLYAKFRDLVTREIRDDEKKYTEIRAELERLQQEGEKPVVAAATAYTPVKAVPIEGNDAVTKEEVPRPHVQDQIGQPVPTAIPLAEDKAKLKLQHIAINVPPTTNDHPKTHPIPPVTQIQAPHPQVQAPTPETPDIAGQAPQMQPIATHPQPKPFIHPTLAPSIQKVPPTTPAGPRVTPAHPSQIAPRANPVPPAPIVTGKAGPLAPASQRTPAQPSFQQWQLDPSPHSPYPVASVAATPQAAQATTKRPIPPPLTNPPLPGSQAQTPHRPSVPQTPSAIPSTVHTPVPIGRPRVSQTPSATFPSFSESRASHPRLSIDTQGSSTPWKRTPRPKVSLSPSSPPRPRPEDVSPISERGQSPIDAMEMSPPPRINLGQRAPSAEDKKPRRGQPDVKPAPIIKTEKLASIRRTRAVSSASSRSRGRSMASRDGSAAPSEDTLRESRATGRRKGAAATADEGTPRPRTKRKRGASEAVDLEPHPADIPRFDTTQYVMATRNFHRTAAPIMNDVATHKLASIFAKPINERDAPGYHDLIYRPSDLKSIKSAIHQGSKAVATAGESASTPAGDGESPVPGGTPSKSGVLMLQKNEDFIPPKGVVNSAQLEKELIRMFANAIMFNPIPQRGFGPAFPMSTDRGSRESTQLGDSGEGGIIHDSLEMFEDVQQAVTRWRAAERTADELANKNILSLRRGSASDFNTDSTDDVKG, encoded by the exons ATGACCCGTACCATACG CCAACCTAGTCCTCGAAGCTCACAGGTCAGCACTTTCCGTGACCACCCTGATCGCCGACCGACCACCGTGGCCCCCATCCTCAACGCCTTCTCCCCCAGTGGCCGACCGGACGGGCAATGGGGGATGCCTCCTTTGTCGGCATACACTTCGTTTGAGTCCCTCTTGTTTTTCCAGTCTCTAGCGACTTCCGATTCCCGACCGACAAGCTTCGGCTCAATTTCAACCCTTTTGCGCAATAATCACCTCGTGCGCGAAAATGTCGATTTCGATGCCGATCGCCTGACCCCAGAGGCGCTGGAAGATCTCTATGCGACATTAATGCACGATGGATTCAATCGTGATGGTGCGCTCTCGGTCAACGGACGATCTGCAGATACCTCTATTCCGCCCAATCCAAAGAAACGAAAGATCTCTAGTCCGCGACCAGATGGACTGACCGGCGGTTTCACTCATGCCACGCTCATCCCAGAACTAGTGACACAACTTTATGCCAAATTCAGAGACCTAGTCACCAGGGAAATTAGGGATGATGAGAAAAAATACACAGAAATCAGGGCTGAGCTGGAACGGCTACAGCAGGAGGGCGAGAAACCCGTCGTTGCGGCAGCTACAGCATACACACCGGTGAAGGCGGTGCCAATCGAAGGAAATGATGCTGTTACGAAGGAAGAGGTACCGCGCCCACATGTACAAGATCAGATAGGTCAACCTGTTCCGACGGCCATCCCTCTCGCCGAGGACAAGGCAAAGCTCAAACTACAACACATCGCGATAAATGTGCCACCTACGACAAACGACCATCCGAAAACACACCCCATCCCTCCTGTGACCCAAATTCAAGCTCCACATCCCCAAGTGCAAGCCCCGACACCCGAAACGCCAGACATAGCTGGGCAAGCACCTCAAATGCAGCCGATCGCCACTCATCCCCAACCGAAACCATTCATCCATCCTACACTTGCTCCGTCTATCCAGAAAGTCCCCCCAACCACACCAGCCGGGCCGCGAGTGACCCCAGCACATCCATCGCAAATCGCACCTCGTGCCAATCCTGTCCCACCTGCGCCTATTGTTACGGGCAAGGCTGGCCCGTTGGCGCCGGCATCCCAACGAACCCCTGCCCAGCCGAGTTTCCAGCAGTGGCAGCTGGATCCTTCTCCCCACTCACCATACCCGGTCGCCTCAGTTGCTGCTACACCTCAAGCAGCCCAGGCCACTACCAAGCGACCTATTCCACCACCTCTCACCAACCCGCCTTTGCCAGGGTCACAAGCCCAGACCCCCCATCGACCTTCTGTTCCACAAACACCCAGCGCCATCCCGTCCACAGTTCACACGCCAGTCCCAATTGGCCGCCCGCGTGTTTCCCAAACCCCAAGTGCCACATTCCCCTCTTTCTCTGAATCGCGCGCCTCTCATCCACGCCTATCAATTGACACACAAGGCTCCTCCACACCGTGGAAGAGAACACCTCGCCCGAAGGTTTCGCTCTCTCCTAGCtcaccaccacggccacggcCGGAGGATGTCAGTCCCATCAGTGAACGCGGCCAATCACCCATTGATGCGATGGAAATGTCACCTCCTCCGAGAATCAATCTGGGCCAACGAGCTCCATCTGCGGAAGATAAGAAACCCCGACGCGGCCAGCCTGACGTCAAACCCGCCCCCATCATCAAGACCGAGAAACTAGCTTCAATTCGGAGGACGCGAGCCGTAAGTTCGGCCTCTTCCCGGAGTCGCGGGCGATCCATGGCTTCACGCGATGGGTCTGCTGCGCCATCGGAAGACACTCTACGTGAATCACGAGCAACGGGTCGCCGTAAAGGTGCAGCTGCTACCGCGGATGAAGGGACTCCTAGACCGCGGACAAAACGCAAACGCGGTGCAAGTGAAGCAGTGGATCTTGAACCCCACCCGGCGGATATTCCAAGATTTGACACGACTCAGTATGTCATGGCCACGCGCAACTTCCATCGGACGGCGGCACCGATCATGAATGATGTAGCTACCCACAAGCTTGCCTCCATCTTTGCCAAGCCAATTAACGAACGTGACGCCCCCGGCTACCACGATCTCATCTACCGGCCATCTGACCTCAAGTCGATCAAATCTGCTATACACCAGGGAAGCAAAGCCGTCGCCACTGCAGGAGAATCAGCCAGCACCCCAGCCGGGGATGGAGAGTCTCCCGTTCCTGGTGGCACACCGTCCAAAAGCGGCGTGCTGATGTTACAGAAAAATGAGGACTTCATCCCACCCAAGGGAGTTGTGAACTCTGCACAACTGGAGAAAGAGTTAATTCGCATGTTTGCCAATGCCATCATGTTCAACCCAATTCCTCAGCGAGGATTTGGACCTGCTTTCCCCATGTCTACTGACCGTGGTTCCCGTGAGAGTACCCAGCTGGGTGATTCTGGCGAGGGTGGCATCATCCATGATTCGTTGGAGATGTTTGAGGATGTTCAGCAAGCTGTGACTCGCTGGCGGGCTGCTGAACGCACTGCTGATGAATTGGCTAATAAGAATATCCTCTCACTTCGGCGTGGAAGTGCTAGTGATTTTAACACTGACAGTACTGATGATGTGAAAGGGTGA
- a CDS encoding Lipase, putative, protein MIDHVLGRPSTRFRKIQVFAVVSFWSIYLLRADKHGPPFIRSLSSRFTGKLTTWQTTVIIFLWLYLSRNFAKIVGLECPEPLANMYSRSFFRATWITTGLDAGFWTAMNIKPKWLRDIASLVFTAYYLIAAEQADEKVRRVRATLTLEHLRVSWNKATSPYLWSLAKLLRPRMTQFPARAIRIPRPANSVYTEPVHAWLYFDGPLSALRDQSLIVLDVPGGGFVAMSPRNAEDKLLSWAGRLKVPILSIDYKKAPEFAYPYALHECYDVYHSIIATNGHCMGLSGKTCPRILVTGESAGGNLAVGMVLMVLQSAMSEGLRGEDVLPAPDGVILAYPALNMRVESWMSDEQMSLIQEKSTRQTNRSVLQRKQDQYRKLTPFTSPGSSVEDLTAVSPPETEQKSKEINAATQAAKSLEDQLQKNENLAPKHVVIAENEITPIKTRLAVSSMITYVHDRILTPEMTRAMIILYIGPHHRPDFNTDFFLSPVLAPDALLARFPKTYIMTGERDPLVDDTVIFAGRLRQAKLHQYRERQDLGLERATRPFNERNYIEVSLIPGISHGFMQMAGFFPDAWKYIHRSADWLETLAQKNNADSFEANLFKTDRIVSGLNADKSLNFPGPANNQTNSAYQGRNHHRKFTGESSGDDDRPLEMSVSKITSAAGSRDALTSKSEHRTRQRRSRSSFASSRVPGLRSLGDDRNAKDDLLAKLQCLERAGHSDRFDPDETNSAPESPGTVRPRGRSIASLDSEEDLLDRRMKGLAGGLMGIGEGAQTPGL, encoded by the exons ATGATAG ACCATGTCTTGGGGAGACCTTCGACTCGCTTCCGCAAGATCCAAGTATTTGCAGTTGTCTCATTCTGGTCGATTTACTTATTAAG AGCAGATAAACATGGCCCACCGTTTATTCGATCCCTCTCATCCCGCTTCACGGGAAAGTTGACAACATGGCAGACAACAGTTATCATATTCCTCTGGCTCTACCTCAGCCGGAACTTTGCCAAGATCGTCGGGCTTGAATGCCCTGAACCGCTTGCAAATATGTACTCGCGGTCCTTCTTTCGAGCAACATGGATTACCACTGGTCTGGATGCGGGATTTTGGACCGCTATGAACATAAAGCCGAAATGGCTACGAGATATAGCTTCACTAGTCTTTACGGCTTACTATCTAATTGCTGCTGAACAGGCCGACGAGAAGGTTCGCCGGGTCCGTGCCACTCTGACACTAGAGCACCTGCGCGTGTCTTGGAACAAAGCCACCAGTCCCTACCTGTGGTCATTGGCGAAATTGCTACGGCCGCGAATGACTCAATTCCCGGCTCGAGCGATTCGAATTCCTCGCCCAGCGAATTCTGTTTACACCGAGCCGGTACACGCGTGGCTGTATTTCGATGGCCCGTTAAGTGCGCTCCGAGATCAGAGCCTGATCGTGCTGGATGTACCCGGTGGTGGGTTTGTGGCTATGAGTCCTAGAAATGCAGAAGACAAGCTACTGTCTTGGGCCGGAAGACTAAAGGTTCCCATCCTGAGCATTGATTACAAGAAGGCACCGGAATTTGCCTACCCGTATGCACTGCATGAATGCTATGATGTATACCATAGCATCATTGCTACGAACGGTCATTGTATGGGTCTGAGTGGTAAGACCTGTCCTCGGATTCTTGTCACTGGCGAGAGTGCCGGTGGCAACCTCGCAGTGGGCATGGTCTTGATGGTGTTACAGTCTGCGATGTCTGAGGGTTTGCGAGGAGAGGATGTGCTCCCAGCCCCGGATGGTGTGATTTTGGCATACCCTGCGTTGAATATGAGGGTTGAGAGCTGGATGAGTGATGAGCAGATGTCATTGATCCAGGAGAAGAGCACTCGTCAAACAAACCGCAGTGTTCTGCAACGAAAACAGGATCAATATCGTAAACTCACGCCATTCACATCGCCAGGTAGCTCGGTAGAGGATCTAACTGCTGTCTCACCACCAGAGACGGAACAGAAAAGCAAGGAAATCAATGCGGCCACCCAAGCTGCCAAATCGCTAGAGGATCAACTCCAAAAGAATGAGAACTTAGCCCCAAAGCATGTTGTTATTGCAGAAAACGAAATCACACCAATCAAGACCCGACTAGCTGTCTCTTCCATGATCACCTATGTCCACGACCGCATCCTCACACCTGAAATGACGCGTGCGATGATCATCTTGTACATCGGACCCCACCATCGCCCCGACTTCAACACCGATTTCTTCCTTTCTCCCGTCCTGGCCCCAGATGCATTACTCGCCCGCTTCCCGAAAACATATATCATGACCGGAGAGCGAGATCCTCTGGTTGATGACACGGTCATATTTGCAGGAAGACTGCGTCAAGCAAAACTGCATCAGTACCGTGAGCGCCAGGACCTGGGGTTGGAGAGGGCAACCCGCCCTTTCAACGAGAGAAACTACATTGAGGTCTCTCTCATCCCAGGTATTTCACATGGATTTATGCAGATGGCTGGCTTCTTCCCCGACGCGTGGAAGTATATCCATCGCAGCGCGGACTGGCTGGAGACTCTAGCCCAGAAGAACAACGCCGACAGCTTCGAGGCCAATTTATTTAAAACTGACCGGATTGTGAGTGGATTGAATGCCGACAAATCCCTCAACTTCCCTGGCCCTGCAAATAATCAAACAAATTCTGCGTACCAGGGACGCAACCACCATCGCAAGTTTACTGGCGAGTCCTCCGGTGACGATGACAGACCATTGGAAATGAGCGTGAGCAAAATCACGTCAGCTGCTGGTAGTAGGGATGCACTTACATCAAAATCTGAACACCGCACACGTCAAAGAAGATCACGATCCTCTTTTGCTTCCTCGCGAGTTCCCGGGCTTAGATCGTTGGGAGATGATCGCAACGCTAAGGACGACTTGCTCGCTAAGCTCCAATGTCTGGAGAGAGCGGGTCATTCTGACCGTTTCGATCCTGATGAGACAAATAGTGCTCCTGAGAGCCCGGGTACAGTCCGTCCGAGGGGACGGAGTATCGCTTCTCTTGATAGTGAAGAAGATTTGCTGGATCGTCGGATGAAGGGGCTCGCTGGTGGGTTGATGGGGATCGGGGAAGGGGCGCAGACTCCTGGGTTGTAA
- a CDS encoding Acetylornithine aminotransferase, with protein MSALRVAARRLPRASRFVPALELPVQRRFATTSIAPQHVKSQATKDSTLPNPDPSADSVTASFINERAPFMVPTYVRPAPMMMKGQGCYLWDMENRRYLDFTAGIAVNSLGHCDQEIANIIAEQAETLIHASNLYHNVWTGALSKLLIDLTQNSGAMRDASQVFISNSGTEANEAAIKFARKTGRTLDPSGDKHEFVSFKNSFHGRTMGALSATPNPKYQTPFSPMIPGFKYGDYNQIDQLQTLINDKTCGVIVEPIQGEGGVNVATPEFLAALRKRCDETGAVLIFDEIQCGLSRTGTFWAHAHPSLAPASGEAAHPDILTTAKALGNGIPIGATIVSGKTVGQHIKTGDHGTTFGGNPLACRVAHHIVERLAEPELQQSVQAKSDLFVSGFKTIQQKFPGVISEIRGRGLILGLQLAPEYTAKAGDIITAARERGMLIITAGDGCLRFVPALTITEDQIQTGLQILEQAVESVVAKS; from the exons ATGTCTGCCCTCCGCGTGGCCGCGCGCCGTCTGCCTCGCGCATCCAGATTCGTCCCTGCTCTCGAGTTACCAGTACAGCGCCGATTCGCGACCACATCCATTGCCCCTCAACATGTGAAGTCCCAGGCCACT AAGGATTCAACTCTGCCCAACCCCGATCCTTCTGCGGACTCAGTCACGGCGTCCTTCATTAATGAGCGGGCTCCTTTCATGGTCCCGACTTACGTTCGCCCGGCcccgatgatgatgaaggGACAGGGTTGCTACTTGTGGGATATGGAGAACCGACGTTATCTGGACTTTACTGCGGGAATTGCTGTTAACTCTCTTGGTCACTGTGACCAAGAGATCGCGAATATCATTGCGGAGCAG GCTGAGACCCTGATCCACGCTTCGAACCTTTATCACAACGTTTGGACCGGTGCTCTGAGTAAATTATTGATTGATTTGACTCAGAATTCCGGTGCTATGCGCGATGCCTCGCAGGTCTTCATCTCCAACTCCGGAACTGAGGCCAATGAGGCAGCCATCAAGTTCGCTCGTAAGACCGGCCGCACTCTGGACCCTTCGGGTGATAAGCACGAGTTCGTGTCCTTCAAGAACTCGTTCCACGGTCGCACAATGGGCGCCCTCTCGGCCACCCCTAACCCCAAGTACCAGACTCCGTTCTCGCCCATGATCCCCGGATTCAAGTACGGAGAttacaaccagatcgaccAGCTTCAGACTCTCATCAATGACAAGACATGTGGTGTCATCGTTGAGCCCATTCAAGGCGAGGGCGGTGTCAACGTCGCTACCCCCGAATTCCTTGCCGCTCTTCGCAAGCGCTGTGATGAGACTGGTGCCGTCTTGATCTTTGACGAGATCCAGTGCGGTCTGTCCCGTACCGGTACTTTCTGGGCCCACGCTCACCCATCTCTTGCCCCAGCCTCTGGCGAGGCTGCCCACCCCGACATCCTGACTACCGCCAAGGCTCTTGGCAACGGTATTCCTATCGGTGCCACTATTGTTTCTGGCAAGACGGTCGGCCAACACATTAAGACCGGTGATCACGGCACCACCTTCGGCGGTAACCCATTGGCTTGCCGTGTCGCTCATCACATCGTCGAGCGTCTCGCTGAGCCGGAGCTCCAGCAGTCCGTCCAGGCCAAGTCCGATCTCTTTGTTTCGGGTTTCAAGACCATTCAGCAGAAGTTCCCAGGTGTGATCTCTGAGATCCGCGGGCGCGGCCTGATCCTGGGTCTTCAACTCGCCCCGGAGTACACCGCCAAGGCTGGTGATATTATCACTGCTGCCCGTGAGCGTGGCATGTTGATCATCACTGCTGGCGATGGTTGCCTCCGGTTTGTCCCTGCTCTGACGATCACTGAAGATCAAATTCAGACTGGTCTGCAGATTTTGGAGCAGGCTGTGGAGTCGGTCGTGGCCAAGTCATGA
- a CDS encoding Diphthamide biosynthesis protein 1 yields MEPYTPTSPTEDGSQAASQMRQPKKRFVGRRTADAQAQKDATSQKDVESTAVQTAAPRRTPRTLNQVPPEILNDPEIQEAIELLPKNYSFEIPKTIHRVRTSGAKRVALQFPEGLLIFATTISDILTQFCPGIETLIMGDVTYGACCIDDYTARALGCDLLVHYAHSCLIPVDVTQIKTLYIFVDISIDTSHLLATLERNFKPGQSIATVGTIQFNATLHGLKPVLERAGFRVIIPQITPLSKGEILGCTSPQLSETEIDAILYLGDGRFHLESAMIHNPSIPAYRYDPYSRTLTRESYEHEEMHSIRRDAIATAKTAKKWGIILGSLGRQGNPHTMAMIERHLRERGIPIVNLLLSEIFPGKLASMADVECWVQIACPRLSIDWGYAFTRPLLTPYEALVALGVRESWDTGNKGVYPMDFYAKEGLGRTRPEQV; encoded by the exons ATGGAGCCATATACTCCTACATCCCCTACTGAGGATGGCTCTCAAGCCGCTAGCCAAATGCGGCAGCCAAAGAAGAGATTTGTCGGACGACGAACAGCAGATGCCCAAGCCCAGAAGGATGCGACTAGTCAGAAAGATGTTGAGTCGACAGCGGTGCAAACAG CCGCTCCCAGGCGTACTCCCCGCACCCTCAACCAGGTGCCACCAGAGATTCTGAACGATCCCGAGATCCAAGAAGCAATCGAACTTCTCCCTAAAAACTACTCATTTGAGATCCCTAAGACAATCCACCGGGTCCGCACATCAGGAGCTAAGCGAGTAGCCCTTCAATTTCCGGAGGGACTCCTTATCTTCGCTACAACCATCTCCGACATCCTAACCCAGTTCTGCCCTGGAATCGAAACTCTCATAATGGGCGACGTCACCTACGGTGCTTGCTGTATCGACGACTACACTGCGCGCGCTCTAGGCTGCGATCTGCTAGTACACTACGCGCACAGCTGTCTGATCCCAGTCGACGTTACCCAGATCAAAACGCTCTACATCTTCGTAGACATCAGCATCGACACAAGCCACCTTCTCGCAACACTAGAACGCAACTTCAAGCCCGGCCAATCGATTGCCACCGTCGGCACGATCCAATTCAATGCGACATTACATGGACTGAAACCTGTCCTAGAACGCGCCGGCTTCCGCGTCATAATCCCACAAATCACACCTCTCTCTAAAGGCGAGATTCTCGGCTGTACATCACCGCAACTCTCCGAAACCGAAATTGACGCCATCCTCTACCTCGGTGATGGCCGCTTCCACCTCGAATCCGCCATGATCCACAACCCCTCCATCCCAGCCTACCGGTACGATCCATACTCGCGAACGTTGACACGCGAGAGCTACGAGCACGAGGAAATGCACTCGATCCGCCGAGACGCGATCGCTACGGCCAAAACCGCGAAAAAGTGGGGCATCATCCTCGGCTCGCTTGGCCGACAGGGTAACCCGCACACGATGGCGATGATCGAGCGACACCTGCGCGAGCGCGGCATTCCAATCGTCAACTTGCTGCTCAGTGAGATCTTCCCTGGTAAGCTGGCGTCTATGGCGGATGTGGAGTGCTGGGTGCAGATTGCTTGTCCGCGGTTGAGCATTGATTGGGGATACGCGTTCACGCGGCCATTGCTGACGCCGTATGAGGCGCTTGTTGCGCTAGGGGTGCGGGAGAGTTGGGATACAGGGAATAAGGGAGTGTATCCGATGGACTTCTATGCGAAGGAGGGGCTTGGTCGGACGAGACCGGAGCAGGTTTAA
- a CDS encoding Lipase, putative has translation MPLTASEDAATLSSQEEHYSIWKRFGARVSGAFTGADPRICVAFWLFGLINNVLYVIILSAAVDLVGPDVPKGVVLLADVVPSFATKLVAPYVIHLVPYWMRILVFAFLSSMGMLVVAMSPGYIDGGTVSSKVAGIILASFSCGAGELSFVGLTHFFGPFSLAAWGSGTGAAGLIGAGAYALATSALGFSVHVTLLGSACLPAIMVLSFFVVLPMSPLRSDESDSDRYRVVEGGGQEQEDEMNGGAGGEREGLLGVSHNSSTRKSIHINEGGSWQDQTRMNLYRIKGLFIPFMVPMLLVYIAEYVINQGVAPTLLFPLRESPFEHFRSFYPTYNAIYQIGVFISRSSTPFYRIHNLYLPSLLQVVNLALLTLHALFNFIPSVWLVFIIVFWEGLLGGVVYVNTFSEIADRVPNEDREFSLGATTVSDSAGICIAGFLSVGWEVWLCSWQVGHGRDYCRQI, from the exons ATGCCTCTCACAGCATCCGAGGATGCTGCAACGCTTTCCTCCCAAGAGGAACATTATTCCATCTGGAAACGTTTCGGCGCCCGTGTCAGTGGTGCCTTTACCGGCGCAGACCCTCGAATCTGTGTTGCTTTCTGGCTCTTTG GCCTCATCAACAATGTCCTATATGTGATCATCCTGTCGGCAGCTGTAGATCTAGTTGGACCCGATGTGCCCAAAGGCGTTGTTCTCCTCGCGGACGTGGTGCCGTCATTCGCGACCAAACTCGTCGCCCCGTACGTTATCCACCTGGTCCCATATTGGATGCGTATCCTTGTCTTTGCCTTCCTGTCGTCCATGGGCATGCTGGTCGTCGCCATGAGCCCAGGTTATATTGATGGGGGAACAGTGTCGTCCAAGGTCGCGGGAATTATCCTGGCCAGCTTTTCTTGCGGTGCTGGGGAGCTGAGTTTTGTGGGTCTCACGCACTTCTTTGGCCCGTTTAGTCTGGCTGCATGGGGAAGTGGTACTGGCGCTGCTGGGTTGATCGGAGCTGGTGCCTATGCGCTCGCAACCTCAGCACTGGGCTTCTCCGTTCATGTCACGTTGTTGGGTTCGGCCTGCTTACCGGCCATAATGGTTCTGAGTTTCTTTGTCGTGCTACCCATGTCACCGCTCAGATCTGATGAATCCGACAGTGATCGATATCGTGTTGTTGAGGGTGGGGGCCAAGAGCAGGAAGATGAAATGAATGGCGGCGCTGGTGGAGAACGCGAGGGGCTCTTGGGAGTGTCGCACAATTCCTCCACCCGAAAGTCTATCCATATCAACGAGGGTGGTTCCTGGCAGGACCAGACTCGCATGAATCTATATCGAATCAAAGGACTTTTCATTCCTTT CATGGTTCCGATGCTACTGGTCTACATTGCTGAATACGTAATTAACCAAGGGGTGGCTCCAACCTTGCTTTTTCCCCTGCGTGAATCGCCCTTTGAGCACTTCCGCTCGTTCTACCCCACCTATAATGCTATCTACCAGATCGGCGTCTTCATATCCCGATCCTCGACCCCCTTCTACCGCATTCACAATCTGTACTTGCCGTCACTCCTGCAGGTGGTCAATCTTGCGTTGCTGACCCTCCATGCTCTGTTTAATTTTATCCCCAGTGTATGGCTTGTGTTCATCATTGTCTTCTGGGAGGGCCTCCTCGGTGGAGTGGTATATGTCAATACCTTTTCTGAGATTGCTGATCGTGTCCCTAACGAGGATCGTGAGTTTTCATTGGGAGCTACCACAGTCAGTGACTCGGCTGGTATCTGCATTGCGGGTTTCCTCAGTGTGGGGTGGGAGGTTTGGTTATGCAGTTGGCAGGTTGGACATGGACGTGATTATTGCCGGCAAATATAG
- a CDS encoding Hydroxymethylglutaryl-CoA lyase, with translation MMTARPRLSLFSALRSPHSARRFATESRLTSDHVRIVEVGARDGLQNEKKSISMQTKLGLIERLAKTGVTTIEAGSFVPAKWVPQMESTAEICEHLLTKPPQAQSTIAYNYLVPNIRGLESLVKILDDTGVPADATGETSKAATTTEVSLFAAATEAFSKANTNCSIAESIERIKPIVSLAKTKNIRVRGYVSVALGCPYEGPNVDPVKVADITATLLEMGADEVSVADTTGMGTAPRTMELLQALKAAGIANTDLALHFHDTYGQALVNTIVGLEHGVRIFDSSVGGLGGCPYSKGATGNVATEDLVHTIHSLGMHTGISLDEMSKIGGWISGELGRANGSRAGKATLARLAGEKASL, from the exons ATGATGACAGCTCGTCCCCGATTGAGTTTGTTCTCAGCCCTGCGGTCTCCACACTCTGCACGCCGTTTCGCGACCGAGTCGCGGTTAACCTCGGACCATGTCCGCATCGTGGAGGTCGGCGCTCGAGATGGACTGCAAAATGAGAAGAAATCCATTTCAATGCAAACAAAGCTTGGTTTAATTGAGCGACTGGCTAAGACAGGTGTTACTACCATTGAAGCCGGTTCATTTGTGCCTGCAAAATGGGTACCCCAG ATGGAAAGCACAGCTGAGATCTGCGAGCATCTTCTCACAAAACCTCCACAAGCACAATCCACAATCGCCTACAATTATCTTGTCCCCAACATCAGAGGACTGGAGAGCCTGGTCAAGATACTTGATGATACAGGAGTTCCTGCAGACGCAACTGGAGAGACATCAAAGGCAGCAACCACTACAGAGGTGTCTCTTTTTGCAGCAGCAACGGAAGCTTTCTCGAAGGCTAACACAAACTGCTCTATTGCGGAGTCCATTGAGCGCATCAAGCCGATTGTTTCATTAGCAAAGACGAAGAATATCCGGGTACGCGGATATGTCTCTGTCGCACTTGGATGCCCCTACGAAGGACCTAATGTGGATCCCGTCAAGGTGGCTGATATTACCGCCACACTGCTGGAGATGGGAGCGGATGAGGTCTCAGTAGCGGATACAACGGGTATGGGCACCGCACCCCGGACTATGGAGCTTCTACAAGCGCTCAAGGCTGCTGGCATCGCTAATACAGACTTGGCGTTGCACTTCCATGATACCTATGGACAGGCATTGGTGAACACAATCGTCGGCCTGGAGCATGGTGTCCGTATTTTCGACAGCAGCGTGGGCGGGCTTGGTGGTTGCCCGTATTCCAAGGGTGCGACAGGGAATGTGGCGACAGAGGACCTCGTGCACACTATTCACAGCCTGGGGATGCACACAGGAATCAGCCTGGATGAAATGTCGAAGATTGGAGGTTGGATTAGTGGAGAGTTGGGCCGAGCTAATGGCAGCCGCGCTGGAAAAGCGACTCTCGCTCGTCTCGCGGGAGAAAAAGCGTcactttga